The Bacillales bacterium genome contains a region encoding:
- the rlmN gene encoding 23S rRNA (adenine(2503)-C(2))-methyltransferase RlmN produces MKRSIYGLTKDELTSWLVERGEKKFRATQVWEWLYKKRVTRFADMKNVNASCIELLEEHFEIETLTEEVKQQSKDGTIKFLFKLADGNVIETVLMRFNYGLSVCVTTQVGCNIGCSFCASGILAKNRDLDAGEIVEQIMKVQHHLDAAGKDERVSHIVVMGIGEPFDNYANTMNFLRVVNDQKGLSIGARHITVSTSGLAPKIYDFADEDMQVNLAVSLHAPNNELRTRIMKINRAYPIEKVMAAVDYYLKKTNRRITFEYILLKDVNDHKKEARQLAQLLKDKRKLSYVNLIPYNPVGDHPYDRSEKDAILGFYETLLKEGVNCGVRTEHGTDIDAACGQLRSKQIAKEKARKKTAPA; encoded by the coding sequence ATGAAACGATCCATTTACGGATTAACAAAAGACGAACTGACCTCTTGGCTTGTCGAACGCGGTGAGAAGAAATTTCGCGCGACGCAAGTATGGGAATGGCTTTATAAAAAAAGAGTGACCCGGTTTGCGGACATGAAGAACGTGAATGCGTCTTGCATCGAGCTGCTTGAGGAGCATTTCGAGATTGAGACGCTCACCGAAGAAGTGAAGCAGCAGTCGAAAGACGGAACGATCAAGTTCTTGTTCAAGCTTGCGGACGGCAACGTGATTGAAACGGTACTGATGCGTTTCAATTACGGATTGTCGGTCTGTGTGACGACGCAAGTCGGCTGCAACATTGGCTGCAGCTTTTGCGCGAGCGGGATTTTGGCGAAAAATCGCGATCTCGACGCAGGTGAGATCGTTGAGCAAATCATGAAGGTGCAGCACCATCTCGATGCCGCAGGCAAAGACGAGCGTGTGAGTCACATCGTTGTGATGGGCATCGGCGAGCCTTTTGACAACTATGCCAACACGATGAACTTTTTGCGAGTCGTCAATGACCAGAAAGGTTTGTCGATCGGTGCGCGTCATATCACGGTATCGACGAGCGGGCTCGCGCCGAAGATTTACGATTTTGCGGATGAGGATATGCAAGTGAATTTGGCGGTGTCACTGCATGCGCCGAACAATGAGCTGCGGACGCGTATCATGAAGATCAACCGCGCTTATCCGATTGAGAAAGTGATGGCTGCGGTCGATTATTATTTGAAAAAGACGAATCGCCGGATCACGTTTGAATACATTTTGTTGAAAGACGTGAACGATCATAAAAAAGAAGCGCGGCAACTCGCACAGCTGCTGAAAGACAAACGAAAGCTGTCCTACGTGAACTTGATTCCGTATAATCCGGTCGGCGACCATCCGTATGATCGGAGCGAGAAGGACGCGATTCTCGGCTTCTATGAAACGCTGCTTAAAGAAGGGGTGAACTGCGGCGTCCGAACGGAACACGGGACGGACATCGATGCCGCATGCGGGCAGCTGCGAAGCAAACAAATTGCAAAAGAAAAAGCGCGAAAGAAAACCGCGCCTGCGTGA
- a CDS encoding TetR/AcrR family transcriptional regulator — protein MYRIKEDKRSVQSCRLIYEALTDLMRTTEFQEITVQKLTAHAGVGRATFYRYFDGIEDVLRMKCDETFAQLYDYLLSFCRETAPTEETGYFPFLKPYLRFWYIHSTIIEQLMQANLLHVFGEAFVDLANHYPPLLPETENAKIISRHFDYFLAIRKGIAINILTEWIRNGKNLPPDDLADLVIAQFNAEVQLLF, from the coding sequence ATGTATCGCATCAAGGAAGACAAACGTTCTGTGCAATCGTGCCGGTTAATTTACGAAGCCTTGACCGACCTTATGCGAACGACGGAGTTTCAAGAAATTACCGTTCAAAAACTCACTGCTCATGCCGGTGTCGGAAGAGCCACCTTTTACAGATACTTCGACGGCATTGAGGATGTGCTGAGAATGAAATGCGATGAAACGTTTGCACAGTTGTACGACTATCTCTTATCGTTTTGTCGAGAGACCGCACCAACCGAGGAAACCGGCTATTTTCCTTTTTTAAAACCGTATTTGCGATTTTGGTACATACATTCAACGATCATCGAACAGTTAATGCAAGCGAATCTGCTTCATGTTTTCGGAGAAGCCTTCGTTGATTTGGCGAATCACTATCCGCCGTTGCTTCCAGAAACCGAAAATGCGAAAATCATCAGCCGGCATTTCGACTACTTCCTCGCCATACGCAAAGGGATCGCCATAAACATCTTGACGGAATGGATTCGAAACGGCAAAAATCTCCCGCCCGACGACCTTGCCGACCTTGTCATCGCCCAATTCAATGCCGAAGTACAACTGCTTTTCTAA
- a CDS encoding MMPL family transporter, whose protein sequence is MKMLLKAKGFVLLAWVVALTILLITAPNLSDLVRENGQPEVPDGYPSSTASSLLDHVHREKHREGSSLTPIVFHDKNGLSQQDLNEVEHAVALLKRKKSSLGITSIQDPINQSGLRDKLVSEDETTLIAMVRVQFEGRSMQQEKQLLYDALKGVTVDHYVTGNWVIQDDYMESTQEGLHRTEWLTLIFILLVLLLVFRSLIAPLLPLVTVGITFLATQAIVAFLVEAVQFPVSNFTQIFLVAVLFGIGTDYCILLLNRFKEELPAHDSVADAIVHTYKNAGRTMFFSGVAVLIGFSTIGLSTFSLYRSAAGVAIGVAVLMIALTTLLPIFMLWLGPKLFWPSGHALGHHESRFWGGMGRFALARPLLSLLLVACATVPFMLTYDDLKSYNFIEEIGDDYKSVKGFEYISKVFGPGALMPTTIVIENDEKMDERSDLQTIEAISREVQKVDHVQTVRSVTRPEGEPIENFLVPKQAKSLQGGLSDARDGIGKIRGGLAQARGELAASLPDLETAVNSFEPLISGTANLKEGVQDLKNGLQRIEAGLQRGAEGSTQLQNGLAEAEKGAERLADESRKLLNGYEQMQQGLHQLANHYGELQAGVQQIHDQLGTIDEKLKQLGQDHPEITSDPNYQYAVQATELLIDSSKDLNEKFASVNGQLNTLIANMSDANQAFDQLTAGQRQLAENLQKAVAGVAQLRNGLKKLDEGQQAAINEMPKLSNGLESEKNGQIKLQKGFDQLVDKLSGLTEGLGGSVKGLKRVSEGLAEAQSFLKQLAKSNSALAGFYIPDQVLKSKEFQRAIDHYMSPDRKLTSINVTFDVNPYSTTAIEQIDHIRAAVDRATEGTSLENAKVGIGGVTSVYNDLGEISNADYTRTAILMLIGIGLILIALLRSFIMPLYILLSLVAAYYTAMGISELIFVNFLGYSGISWAVPFFGFVMLITLGVDYSIFLMDRFNENRDLRVTDAILTAMKNMGTVILSAAIILGGTFAAMMPSGVVSLMEIATIIISGLVIYNLFVLPLFIPVMVKTFGKANWWPFRRTED, encoded by the coding sequence ATGAAAATGTTGTTGAAAGCGAAAGGCTTCGTATTGCTTGCGTGGGTCGTCGCCTTGACGATTCTTCTTATAACGGCTCCGAATCTGTCCGATCTCGTCCGCGAAAATGGACAGCCGGAAGTCCCCGACGGTTATCCGTCCTCAACGGCTTCTTCGCTTTTGGATCACGTTCACCGTGAAAAGCATCGGGAAGGTTCTTCCTTGACGCCGATCGTTTTTCACGACAAAAACGGTCTATCGCAGCAGGACCTCAACGAAGTGGAACATGCTGTCGCCTTGTTAAAGCGCAAGAAGTCGTCGCTTGGGATTACGTCAATCCAGGACCCGATCAATCAGTCCGGTCTGCGTGACAAACTGGTTTCCGAGGACGAAACGACTCTCATTGCGATGGTTCGCGTTCAGTTCGAAGGCCGCTCGATGCAACAAGAAAAGCAGCTGCTGTATGATGCGCTCAAGGGTGTCACCGTGGATCATTATGTTACCGGCAATTGGGTGATTCAAGATGACTACATGGAAAGCACCCAGGAAGGGCTGCACCGTACGGAATGGCTGACATTGATTTTCATCTTGCTCGTTTTGCTGCTCGTGTTCCGATCCTTGATCGCGCCGCTGCTTCCGCTTGTCACGGTAGGCATCACTTTCCTCGCGACGCAGGCGATCGTTGCTTTTCTCGTCGAAGCGGTCCAGTTTCCGGTGTCCAATTTCACGCAAATTTTTCTCGTTGCTGTATTGTTCGGCATCGGCACGGATTATTGCATCTTGCTGTTGAATCGCTTTAAGGAAGAATTGCCCGCACACGATTCCGTTGCCGACGCGATTGTCCATACGTATAAAAATGCGGGACGAACGATGTTTTTCAGCGGCGTTGCTGTATTGATCGGCTTTTCAACGATCGGCTTGTCGACCTTCAGCCTGTATCGCTCAGCAGCAGGAGTGGCGATCGGCGTTGCTGTCTTAATGATTGCTTTGACGACGCTGCTTCCGATTTTCATGCTTTGGCTCGGACCGAAATTGTTTTGGCCGTCCGGGCATGCGCTTGGTCATCACGAAAGCCGGTTTTGGGGCGGCATGGGTCGATTCGCGCTGGCGCGTCCGCTGCTCTCACTGCTGCTTGTCGCCTGTGCCACCGTCCCTTTCATGCTGACTTACGACGATTTGAAAAGCTACAATTTTATCGAAGAAATCGGTGACGACTATAAGTCTGTTAAAGGATTCGAGTACATTTCGAAAGTCTTCGGACCCGGGGCTTTAATGCCGACGACAATCGTGATCGAAAACGATGAAAAAATGGACGAACGCTCGGATTTGCAAACGATTGAAGCGATTTCGCGCGAGGTGCAAAAAGTTGACCATGTGCAAACGGTTCGAAGCGTGACGCGTCCGGAAGGAGAGCCGATCGAAAATTTTCTCGTTCCGAAGCAGGCGAAGTCGCTGCAAGGCGGCCTTTCCGATGCTCGTGACGGCATCGGAAAAATTCGCGGCGGTTTGGCACAAGCGCGCGGCGAGCTTGCCGCGTCGCTGCCGGATTTGGAAACGGCGGTTAACAGCTTTGAACCTCTCATCTCGGGTACCGCGAATTTGAAGGAAGGGGTTCAAGATCTTAAGAACGGCCTTCAGCGAATCGAGGCAGGTTTGCAGCGCGGAGCCGAGGGGAGTACACAGCTTCAGAACGGTTTAGCCGAGGCTGAAAAGGGAGCTGAAAGGCTCGCGGATGAAAGCAGAAAGCTGTTGAACGGGTACGAGCAAATGCAGCAAGGGCTTCATCAATTGGCGAACCATTACGGTGAGCTGCAAGCGGGTGTACAACAAATTCACGACCAGCTGGGAACAATCGATGAAAAACTAAAACAGCTCGGCCAAGATCACCCAGAGATTACAAGTGATCCGAACTACCAGTATGCGGTTCAGGCAACTGAGCTGCTCATTGACAGCTCGAAGGACCTGAATGAAAAGTTTGCGTCGGTCAATGGCCAGTTGAACACGTTAATCGCGAACATGAGCGATGCGAATCAAGCGTTCGATCAGCTGACGGCCGGACAGCGGCAATTGGCGGAGAACTTGCAAAAGGCGGTAGCCGGCGTCGCCCAGTTGCGAAACGGATTGAAGAAGCTTGACGAAGGTCAACAGGCGGCGATTAACGAAATGCCGAAGTTGTCGAACGGTTTGGAAAGTGAAAAGAACGGGCAGATCAAATTGCAGAAAGGATTTGATCAGCTTGTCGATAAGCTGTCGGGACTGACGGAAGGTCTAGGGGGCAGCGTCAAAGGGTTGAAGCGTGTCTCGGAAGGGTTGGCAGAAGCGCAAAGCTTTCTGAAACAATTGGCGAAATCGAACAGTGCGCTCGCCGGCTTCTACATTCCGGATCAAGTGTTGAAGAGCAAGGAATTCCAGCGGGCGATCGATCATTACATGTCGCCTGACCGAAAACTGACGTCGATTAACGTTACTTTCGATGTGAATCCGTATTCGACGACGGCAATTGAGCAAATTGATCATATTCGAGCGGCCGTTGATCGGGCAACAGAGGGTACCTCTTTAGAAAATGCAAAGGTCGGTATTGGCGGGGTTACGAGCGTGTATAATGATTTGGGAGAAATCTCGAATGCCGATTATACGCGGACGGCGATTTTAATGCTGATTGGCATTGGTCTGATTCTCATTGCCTTGTTAAGGTCGTTCATCATGCCGCTTTACATTTTGTTATCGCTTGTTGCGGCTTATTATACGGCGATGGGAATCAGCGAGCTCATTTTCGTTAACTTCCTTGGATATTCGGGGATCAGTTGGGCGGTGCCTTTCTTTGGATTCGTCATGCTGATTACGCTCGGTGTCGATTACAGTATATTCTTGATGGATCGATTCAACGAGAATCGGGATTTGCGCGTTACCGATGCGATTTTGACAGCTATGAAAAACATGGGAACGGTCATCTTGTCTGCTGCCATTATTCTAGGCGGAACTTTTGCAGCGATGATGCCATCCGGCGTTGTTTCCTTGATGGAAATTGCGACGATCATTATTTCCGGTTTGGTGATTTATAACTTGTTCGTGCTGCCGCTGTTTATCCCAGTGATGGTAAAAACATTCGGGAAAGCGAACTGGTGGCCGTTCCGCCGGACGGAAGATTAA
- a CDS encoding peptidoglycan-binding protein codes for MPLPILRNGSTGRYVTRLERNLNGLALNYNGFVVDRRFDGRTRDAVRNFQDRFRLAPDGIVGPITWRVLLDNVRAVQSLLRSRGFSPGPVDGWYGPMTRSAVLRFQAANGLRQTGIVDPRTRQRLFNPRETGHYERRPSSSDIASLHPTVAAQARRFLRLTRENGLNVRIANAFRSWNEQDRLYARGRTEPGRIVTNAMGGDSFHNWGLAFDAYPIVNGRVSNDLNLYRRMGRLGQQAGLEWGGTFRSIKDFPHFQNTFRLNTWDLLNGVRPR; via the coding sequence GATCTACAGGACGATATGTGACGCGCTTGGAAAGAAATTTGAACGGACTTGCCTTGAATTACAACGGTTTTGTCGTCGACCGCCGCTTTGACGGCAGAACGAGAGATGCGGTGCGAAACTTTCAAGATCGTTTTCGTCTAGCACCAGACGGCATCGTGGGTCCGATCACGTGGCGCGTGCTTCTCGACAATGTGCGTGCGGTTCAGTCGCTTTTGCGGTCGCGCGGGTTTTCTCCCGGTCCCGTAGACGGCTGGTACGGACCGATGACGCGGTCTGCCGTGCTTCGATTTCAAGCCGCCAACGGACTTCGGCAAACCGGGATCGTCGATCCCCGGACGCGACAACGGCTGTTTAATCCGAGGGAAACGGGCCATTATGAACGGCGGCCGAGTTCTTCGGACATTGCCTCGCTTCACCCGACCGTAGCTGCCCAAGCAAGAAGGTTCTTGCGTCTGACGCGTGAGAACGGTCTGAATGTTCGTATTGCAAATGCATTTCGAAGTTGGAACGAACAAGACCGCTTGTATGCACGCGGGCGCACCGAGCCGGGAAGAATCGTGACGAACGCCATGGGCGGCGACTCGTTTCATAATTGGGGGCTCGCGTTCGATGCGTACCCGATTGTGAACGGCCGTGTATCAAACGACCTTAACCTTTACCGACGGATGGGTCGGCTCGGACAACAGGCGGGACTCGAATGGGGCGGAACGTTCCGAAGCATTAAAGATTTCCCGCATTTCCAGAACACGTTCCGCTTGAACACTTGGGATTTACTGAACGGCGTTCGACCCAGGTAA